The proteins below are encoded in one region of Bacteroidota bacterium:
- a CDS encoding PEP-CTERM sorting domain-containing protein, with the protein MKWLLIIVVFSLLLYGQDCRALSITAHSHLKEHISALDKTHLNENNAGEVKSLVESDLLPEHFLQGNSSAYANSEGLLSVSAYGFCDNNDGEITFLKSYSTWSETYLNDSPDKSYNFNYNISDIIMESKFYCSPTQTQYEIGVLLNGNSIFQESYLLDTTDQFNEYIDAIDQNLNPPLNYSLFSKNETHGEIDLGTFGINEYFEVSYYISAFARPIDLAECSVTLSMQGNVTADVSPVPEPASFVLLAIGIAGFFGKNRRLMKIY; encoded by the coding sequence ATTAAGTATTACGGCTCACTCGCACTTGAAGGAGCATATTTCAGCATTAGACAAAACACATTTAAATGAAAACAATGCGGGTGAAGTTAAGTCATTGGTTGAGTCTGACTTATTACCAGAACATTTCTTGCAAGGCAATTCATCGGCTTATGCAAATTCAGAAGGGCTGTTATCCGTATCAGCTTATGGTTTTTGTGATAATAACGATGGCGAAATTACTTTTTTAAAATCATATTCAACATGGTCTGAAACCTATCTGAATGATTCACCTGATAAAAGTTACAACTTTAATTATAACATTTCAGATATTATTATGGAATCAAAATTTTATTGTTCTCCAACTCAAACTCAGTACGAGATAGGGGTTCTTTTAAATGGGAATTCTATTTTCCAAGAATCATATCTCCTTGATACTACCGACCAATTTAATGAATATATCGATGCAATTGATCAAAATCTCAACCCACCACTTAATTACTCACTTTTTTCTAAAAACGAGACCCATGGTGAAATTGATTTAGGAACTTTTGGTATCAATGAATATTTTGAAGTTTCATATTATATCTCTGCATTTGCTCGGCCTATAGATCTTGCCGAATGTTCTGTAACGTTAAGTATGCAAGGGAATGTAACCGCAGACGTTTCTCCTGTACCGGAACCTGCCTCATTTGTCCTTTTAGCGATTGGCATTGCTGGTTTTTTTGGAAAAAATCGACGACTGATGAAAATATATTAA